A genomic region of Salinibacterium sp. NK8237 contains the following coding sequences:
- a CDS encoding fumarylacetoacetate hydrolase family protein: MRFARLGPIGSEIPVVLHDGGAFDLRPIASDIDGSFFASGGIDAARAAVAAGTLPAVETEGVRVGAAIAQPGKIVCVGLNYSDHAEETGATLPDEPVIFMKDPSTMVGAFDNVLIPRMSVKTDWEVELGVVIGATARYLDSPDDAAAVIAGYAVSHDVSERAFQLERGGTWDKGKSCETFNPFGPELVTADEVSDPQALGLRLWVNGVERQNGTTANMAFGVHYVVWYLSQFMVLRPGDVINTGTPAGVAMGIEGQPYLRAGDVVELEIDGLGRARQEMVQA, translated from the coding sequence GTGAGATTTGCACGACTCGGCCCCATCGGGTCAGAAATCCCTGTTGTACTGCACGACGGAGGCGCATTTGATCTGCGCCCCATCGCGTCAGATATCGACGGATCGTTCTTTGCATCGGGCGGCATCGACGCCGCCCGTGCCGCCGTCGCTGCAGGAACCCTCCCCGCCGTCGAGACTGAGGGTGTTCGCGTCGGTGCAGCAATCGCTCAGCCCGGCAAAATCGTATGTGTCGGCCTCAACTACAGCGACCACGCGGAGGAAACCGGGGCAACGTTGCCCGACGAACCCGTCATCTTTATGAAAGACCCCAGCACCATGGTCGGCGCCTTCGACAACGTGCTCATCCCGCGCATGAGCGTCAAGACCGACTGGGAGGTCGAGCTCGGCGTCGTGATTGGCGCCACCGCTCGCTACCTTGACTCCCCGGATGACGCGGCCGCCGTCATTGCTGGTTACGCCGTCTCGCACGACGTTTCCGAGCGCGCTTTCCAACTCGAACGTGGCGGAACCTGGGACAAGGGTAAGAGCTGCGAGACCTTCAATCCGTTCGGGCCTGAGCTGGTAACCGCCGACGAGGTGTCCGACCCTCAAGCCTTGGGCTTGCGGCTGTGGGTGAATGGTGTCGAACGCCAGAATGGCACGACCGCGAATATGGCGTTCGGTGTCCACTACGTCGTCTGGTACTTGAGCCAGTTCATGGTGCTGCGCCCCGGCGATGTCATCAACACGGGAACGCCCGCCGGCGTGGCCATGGGTATTGAGGGCCAGCCGTATCTGCGGGCCGGCGATGTTGTTGAGCTCGAGATCGACGGCCTCGGTCGCGCACGCCAAGAGATGGTGCAAGCATGA
- a CDS encoding SDR family NAD(P)-dependent oxidoreductase, translating into MSAEFDGLVAVVTGGASGIGLASALALAERGATVAVLDLNPEALDARLHGFAADVSDRASVVAAVAAAAEKLGGIDIVVNNAGISAVGTVEENDDAEWARVLNINVTGMARVSAAALPWLRKSEHAAIVNLCSIAALNGLPQRALYGASKGAVLALTYAMATDHVADGVRVNAVSPGTVSTPFVERMLQGFDDPVAERAALDARQATGRMVTPEEVAGAVAYLASPLSGSTTGTALEVDGGVTHLRVRK; encoded by the coding sequence ATGAGCGCCGAGTTCGACGGTCTCGTCGCGGTAGTTACCGGGGGAGCCTCCGGCATCGGGCTAGCCTCCGCGCTTGCTCTTGCTGAGCGTGGTGCAACGGTGGCCGTGCTCGATCTGAACCCTGAGGCTCTGGATGCTCGCCTGCACGGATTCGCAGCAGACGTGTCAGATCGTGCCTCCGTGGTCGCGGCGGTTGCGGCGGCGGCCGAGAAGTTGGGCGGCATCGACATCGTCGTGAACAACGCCGGCATCAGCGCGGTCGGAACCGTTGAAGAGAACGACGATGCTGAATGGGCTCGCGTGCTCAACATCAACGTGACTGGAATGGCAAGAGTGTCGGCAGCGGCCCTCCCGTGGCTGCGCAAGTCTGAGCATGCTGCGATCGTGAACCTTTGCTCCATCGCCGCCCTCAACGGCCTCCCGCAGCGCGCGCTCTATGGCGCCTCGAAAGGTGCCGTTCTTGCGCTCACCTACGCGATGGCGACCGACCATGTGGCGGATGGGGTGCGCGTCAACGCCGTCAGCCCCGGCACCGTCTCCACACCCTTTGTCGAACGGATGCTGCAGGGCTTCGACGATCCCGTCGCTGAACGCGCCGCCCTGGATGCCCGCCAGGCCACCGGACGCATGGTCACGCCCGAAGAAGTCGCCGGTGCCGTCGCGTATTTGGCGAGCCCACTCTCCGGCTCAACCACGGGCACCGCGCTCGAGGTTGATGGTGGAGTAACGCACCTTCGCGTCAGAAAGTAG
- a CDS encoding VOC family protein yields MTEFSALTVFAGLPVRDLTLAIEWYERVLGRAPDARPAPQIADYYLTVDRVPEHGTLQLREDADRAGGGMTTINVEDITVIAQSLANLQVAFDTQEFPIDAVTVSSVTVGTFEDPDGNAVTIVQPHLRSTD; encoded by the coding sequence ATGACAGAGTTTTCGGCTCTCACGGTTTTCGCAGGTCTCCCAGTTCGGGATCTGACGCTTGCGATCGAGTGGTACGAGCGGGTGTTGGGTCGTGCCCCTGACGCGCGACCCGCTCCCCAGATCGCCGACTACTACCTAACCGTTGATCGGGTGCCCGAGCATGGCACGCTTCAACTTCGGGAGGATGCCGACCGTGCCGGGGGTGGGATGACGACGATCAACGTGGAAGACATCACAGTGATCGCCCAGTCCCTTGCGAATCTGCAGGTGGCATTCGACACGCAAGAGTTCCCGATCGACGCCGTGACGGTTAGCTCCGTCACCGTGGGCACATTCGAAGACCCAGACGGCAACGCTGTCACCATCGTTCAACCTCACCTCCGGTCCACGGACTAG
- a CDS encoding M57 family metalloprotease: MSVGLGVTGANAYTTTGCTLSPQRYQNLGGTPFASEVSAAVRAWNVTDANLLTSSTAAFTVTYKNNGAAGYDGRSTWACDGHTGESWINTYYTNSYSVTKRKCVWVHEIGHVMGLNHSSTATAIMNSVSTSNYAAGIGCQLVADDSQGMNALY, from the coding sequence ATGTCAGTTGGGCTTGGTGTAACCGGGGCGAACGCCTACACCACGACGGGCTGTACCTTGAGTCCGCAGCGGTATCAAAACCTTGGCGGCACGCCGTTCGCATCCGAAGTATCTGCAGCGGTACGCGCTTGGAACGTCACAGACGCGAATCTACTCACCAGCTCCACGGCGGCGTTCACAGTGACCTATAAGAACAATGGGGCGGCGGGATACGACGGTAGGTCGACGTGGGCGTGCGATGGCCACACGGGTGAATCATGGATCAACACCTATTACACGAATTCGTACTCGGTGACGAAGCGCAAGTGCGTTTGGGTCCACGAGATCGGTCACGTGATGGGCCTCAATCATTCTTCGACCGCTACTGCCATTATGAATTCAGTTTCGACAAGCAACTACGCTGCGGGCATCGGCTGCCAACTTGTTGCGGATGACTCTCAAGGAATGAACGCTCTCTACTGA
- a CDS encoding GNAT family N-acetyltransferase gives MDVIVRRAVPDEWRAVQDIRLRALTREPSAFGSSAGGESFLTEGDWRQRIAHGFSVLAWADEEPIGMVSGIVKRETGGHELVGMWVDPEQRGTGVATLVVDAMCA, from the coding sequence ATGGATGTCATCGTTCGAAGAGCGGTTCCTGACGAGTGGCGCGCCGTGCAAGACATCCGCCTTCGAGCACTAACTCGTGAGCCGTCTGCATTTGGCTCATCCGCGGGCGGAGAAAGCTTTCTCACCGAGGGTGATTGGCGGCAACGCATCGCGCACGGCTTCTCGGTACTCGCCTGGGCGGACGAGGAGCCCATCGGAATGGTGAGTGGAATCGTTAAGCGGGAGACCGGTGGGCACGAGCTGGTAGGGATGTGGGTCGACCCCGAACAGCGGGGAACTGGGGTGGCAACACTCGTGGTTGATGCCATGTGTGCCTAG
- a CDS encoding GNAT family N-acetyltransferase, translating to MRATTLALWVVVENQRARRFYERVGFRATGDYAKLPSHPELSEEKMTMVLR from the coding sequence ATGCGTGCGACAACGCTTGCTCTCTGGGTGGTTGTCGAGAACCAACGAGCGCGCCGGTTTTATGAGCGTGTCGGTTTTCGGGCTACAGGCGACTACGCGAAGCTTCCCAGTCACCCTGAGCTGTCTGAAGAAAAAATGACGATGGTCCTCCGTTAG
- a CDS encoding helix-turn-helix domain-containing protein, which translates to MNSWTFLTNHAHVLLCVSRDPTMRLRDIAEAVGITERAAQRIVAELVEDGYLTRKRDGRRNSYELYPDLPLRHPLEHHHQIGELLKTLGSEPRA; encoded by the coding sequence ATGAACAGCTGGACCTTCCTGACCAATCACGCACACGTTCTATTGTGTGTTTCTAGGGATCCCACTATGCGGTTACGGGACATCGCCGAAGCCGTGGGCATCACCGAACGAGCCGCCCAGCGCATCGTCGCCGAACTTGTCGAAGACGGGTACCTCACGCGCAAGCGGGATGGACGACGCAACAGCTACGAGCTCTACCCGGATCTGCCGCTTCGGCACCCTCTAGAGCACCACCACCAGATCGGCGAACTACTCAAGACGCTGGGGTCCGAACCCCGCGCGTAG
- a CDS encoding sodium-dependent bicarbonate transport family permease, with amino-acid sequence MIDPIILFFLLGAVAGLLRSELRLPAAVYEFVSIVLLLSIGLKGGVELAKQPFSTLLPHMGAVIAMGFVLTLLAFPVLRYLGRFTRADAASIAAHYGSVSVGTFAVAVAYLGSRQIPFEEHMPLLLVMLEVPAILVGIVLARGLSRETRWRSVAHEVFLGKGIVLLLGGLLIGWAAGPDGLKPIEPFFFDLFKGFLAVFLLEMGLITAKQIGSLRRYGPFLVAFGIGMPLFSALVGTWLGWVLDLSVGGTAILATLAASASYIAVPAAMRISVPEANPTLSLAAALGITFPFNVLLGIPIYHALAVWAHTFARG; translated from the coding sequence GTGATCGATCCCATCATCCTGTTCTTCCTGCTCGGAGCCGTCGCGGGCTTGTTAAGGTCGGAATTGCGTCTTCCGGCGGCAGTGTACGAGTTCGTCAGTATCGTGCTGCTGCTCTCCATCGGGCTCAAAGGCGGCGTCGAACTCGCCAAGCAGCCCTTCTCCACCCTGTTGCCGCACATGGGGGCAGTGATAGCCATGGGCTTCGTCCTCACGCTGCTCGCCTTCCCTGTCCTGCGCTATCTGGGACGCTTCACGCGCGCGGATGCCGCCTCTATCGCCGCCCATTACGGCTCCGTGAGCGTCGGCACGTTCGCGGTGGCGGTCGCCTATCTGGGCAGCAGGCAGATCCCCTTCGAAGAACACATGCCGCTGCTTCTGGTCATGCTGGAGGTGCCGGCCATCCTTGTGGGAATCGTGCTGGCGCGGGGCCTTTCGCGCGAGACGCGCTGGCGGTCGGTGGCCCACGAGGTGTTCCTGGGCAAGGGAATTGTTTTGCTGCTGGGTGGCCTGCTCATTGGCTGGGCAGCTGGGCCGGACGGGTTAAAGCCGATAGAGCCGTTCTTCTTCGATCTCTTCAAGGGATTCCTCGCCGTATTTCTGCTGGAGATGGGGTTGATCACCGCGAAGCAAATCGGCAGCCTTCGCCGCTACGGGCCATTTCTGGTCGCCTTCGGAATCGGGATGCCACTCTTCTCAGCGCTAGTGGGCACCTGGCTGGGCTGGGTTCTTGACCTCTCCGTCGGCGGAACGGCAATCCTGGCGACGCTGGCGGCGAGTGCCTCATACATCGCGGTGCCGGCGGCCATGCGCATTTCCGTGCCCGAGGCGAACCCCACGCTGTCGCTCGCCGCGGCGCTGGGAATAACCTTCCCCTTCAACGTCTTGCTCGGCATCCCGATCTACCACGCACTTGCCGTGTGGGCACATACATTCGCGAGAGGATGA
- a CDS encoding P-II family nitrogen regulator, which produces MQSYHRRLLTVITEAALESTLVRDLDQLNAHGYTITDARGKGNRGVRDAGWEASSNIRIEVVCDAETAEAIAAYLQEHYYADYAMILFMSDIDVLRPTKF; this is translated from the coding sequence ATGCAGAGCTATCACCGCAGGTTGTTAACCGTCATCACTGAAGCCGCACTCGAGAGCACCCTTGTTCGAGATCTCGACCAGCTGAACGCCCACGGTTACACCATTACAGATGCCCGCGGCAAAGGTAACCGCGGCGTTCGCGATGCTGGCTGGGAGGCCAGTAGCAACATCCGCATCGAGGTGGTGTGCGACGCGGAGACGGCCGAAGCAATCGCCGCGTACCTTCAGGAGCACTACTACGCCGACTACGCCATGATCCTGTTCATGAGCGATATCGACGTGCTGCGACCCACGAAATTCTAA
- a CDS encoding antibiotic biosynthesis monooxygenase — translation MLKRDGTRDENVDDSRGHVIEHAILPVKPGLEAEFEAAFAQAKSIIAAMPGFRGLTLSRGVEHPETYLLLVRWDTVDDHEIGFRGSPEYQQWRALLHEFYEPFPVVEHFDEVERV, via the coding sequence ATGTTGAAGCGAGATGGAACCCGAGATGAGAACGTAGACGATTCACGTGGCCATGTCATAGAGCACGCGATACTTCCGGTGAAGCCCGGCCTTGAGGCGGAGTTCGAAGCGGCTTTCGCCCAAGCGAAGAGCATCATTGCGGCTATGCCGGGATTCCGCGGACTGACGCTCTCACGCGGGGTCGAGCATCCCGAAACGTATCTGCTGCTCGTGCGGTGGGACACCGTTGACGACCACGAGATTGGATTTCGGGGTTCGCCCGAGTACCAGCAGTGGCGAGCGCTGTTGCACGAGTTTTACGAACCGTTCCCGGTCGTTGAGCACTTCGACGAGGTTGAGCGGGTCTAG
- a CDS encoding HsmA family protein — MLLPAIILITLALVLYTIGVWSERVQKVLKPWHTVFFALGLAADASGTFLMNLIANENRAAGIEQSFLNQLMGVTGVIAIVLMAVHLAWAIVVLVRNREAEKHRFHRFSVIVWVIWLVPYIGGALGSSLG, encoded by the coding sequence ATGCTGCTTCCCGCGATCATCCTCATCACTCTTGCCCTTGTCTTGTACACAATTGGTGTGTGGAGCGAGCGCGTGCAGAAAGTGCTCAAGCCGTGGCACACAGTTTTCTTCGCGCTTGGGCTAGCTGCTGATGCGAGCGGCACATTTCTGATGAACCTGATCGCCAACGAAAATCGGGCCGCGGGCATCGAGCAGAGTTTTCTGAATCAGCTCATGGGCGTCACGGGAGTGATCGCGATCGTGCTCATGGCCGTGCACCTCGCTTGGGCGATCGTGGTGCTGGTGCGCAATCGTGAAGCGGAGAAGCACCGATTCCACCGTTTTTCGGTCATCGTGTGGGTGATCTGGCTTGTTCCTTACATCGGTGGGGCGCTCGGTTCCAGCCTGGGCTAG
- a CDS encoding dienelactone hydrolase family protein: MTAVSVPSAPVGTLNGWIRTPFTAAGMTFDCFEKGSGPGVVLIPEIPGITPEVLGLAEHLVGAGFTVVVPSPFGTPGRSNSGSYQMGVVLRLCVSSEFRAFAMNSARPITDYLRAVACDLAARTPGRGVGMIGQCFTGGFALAAAIDDSVAASVLSQPAVPFPVGRARQLDPGVSAEEFDRIAARANAGEVCALGLRFSEDALVPRARFDTIKKRLGDAFEIIQLDSSPGNPDGYDASAHSVLTKEVREDPANSAADARSRVVAFLRERIG, encoded by the coding sequence ATGACAGCCGTTAGCGTTCCCTCCGCCCCGGTCGGCACCCTGAACGGATGGATCCGCACCCCGTTCACTGCCGCCGGTATGACCTTCGACTGTTTCGAAAAGGGTTCAGGGCCAGGGGTTGTGCTGATCCCAGAGATTCCCGGGATCACCCCCGAGGTGCTCGGCCTCGCAGAACACCTCGTTGGTGCAGGCTTCACTGTCGTCGTGCCGTCACCGTTCGGAACTCCCGGGCGCTCCAACTCGGGCAGTTACCAAATGGGCGTCGTGCTTCGACTCTGCGTGTCATCCGAGTTTCGTGCCTTCGCCATGAACTCCGCCCGGCCAATCACCGACTACCTCAGGGCCGTCGCATGCGATCTCGCCGCGCGAACTCCAGGACGAGGGGTCGGGATGATCGGCCAATGCTTTACGGGCGGCTTCGCGCTAGCGGCAGCGATTGACGACTCCGTTGCGGCATCGGTCTTGAGTCAACCCGCCGTGCCCTTCCCGGTCGGGCGCGCACGCCAGCTCGATCCCGGAGTCTCTGCCGAGGAGTTCGACCGCATCGCCGCACGAGCCAACGCGGGAGAAGTGTGCGCCCTCGGCTTGCGTTTCAGCGAAGACGCTCTGGTGCCGCGTGCCCGCTTCGACACGATCAAGAAACGTCTCGGGGATGCCTTCGAGATTATTCAGCTTGATTCGTCGCCGGGAAACCCCGATGGCTACGATGCCTCTGCGCACTCCGTGCTCACGAAAGAAGTGCGTGAAGATCCCGCAAATTCGGCGGCGGACGCCCGGAGCCGAGTGGTCGCGTTCCTGCGCGAACGAATCGGTTGA
- a CDS encoding sulfite exporter TauE/SafE family protein gives MSALTIALAVLVGALTQRLTGVGFALVASPLLLLALGPVQGVVLTNIFGVATALSVFVFHVREIEYRRVLPILGAAAIAVIPGALLARALPAHVLEIGAGSLVILALALSVLAKRVPHVSAWPGQVVAGALSGFMNVIAGVGGPAITAYAVASEWEHRRFAISVQFYFATLGSLSLIARGTAPTLSSVDWIAAITALVAGLLGGQLLTRWVPTRAARIFSLVLASLGGIAVIVRGIVDAS, from the coding sequence ATGAGCGCTCTGACGATTGCCCTCGCGGTACTGGTCGGAGCGCTCACCCAACGTCTCACCGGCGTGGGGTTCGCTCTCGTAGCATCCCCACTGCTTCTTCTCGCTCTGGGCCCCGTTCAGGGAGTAGTACTGACAAATATCTTTGGGGTGGCGACCGCGCTCAGTGTCTTCGTATTCCACGTACGAGAAATTGAGTATCGCCGCGTGCTGCCCATTCTTGGCGCCGCTGCGATCGCGGTCATCCCCGGGGCCCTCTTGGCGCGCGCTCTGCCAGCGCACGTTCTCGAGATTGGGGCAGGGTCACTGGTGATTCTCGCACTCGCATTGAGCGTGCTGGCCAAGCGAGTGCCGCACGTGAGTGCGTGGCCAGGGCAAGTGGTCGCCGGGGCCCTCTCAGGATTCATGAACGTCATCGCCGGAGTCGGTGGGCCCGCAATCACGGCGTATGCCGTCGCATCCGAATGGGAGCACCGCCGCTTCGCCATCAGTGTTCAGTTCTACTTCGCCACCCTCGGCTCGCTGTCTCTGATCGCGCGGGGCACTGCGCCCACGCTGTCGTCCGTTGACTGGATCGCCGCCATCACGGCCCTCGTCGCGGGCCTACTAGGTGGTCAACTGCTGACCCGGTGGGTGCCCACACGCGCAGCCAGAATCTTCAGCCTGGTTCTCGCCTCCCTCGGCGGGATTGCGGTGATTGTGCGCGGGATCGTCGACGCCAGCTAG
- a CDS encoding NAD-dependent succinate-semialdehyde dehydrogenase gives MAVNPTTLINGNWQTRDARKEIFDPSNGELVGSVDYPEPDAAVGDAIAAADAAHAAFPSWAATPARARGEILLRAAGLIRERADELALLLAREAGKRLPEAAGEIAFSAEYFQWFGEEARRLSGEYPAHELSHRRHLVLRRPVGVVASLSPWNFPCSIQARKLAPALAAGCTVVVRVSEKAPLAVTELIRCITDAGVPDGVVNLVHGPARVTTSAILDHPHVRAVSFTGSTEVGRSVMAQASQRIVRPLLELGGDAAFIVMDDADIDKAVSGAMLGRFRNTGQSCVAANRFFVHSAVYEEFVAKFVAAVDALSVGATTGDDVADLGPVIDNDRKVAVESLIADAVSRGGKVVTASRDLPEAGSWVAPTLLVDVPDDALMATSEIFGPAAAIFRFDSVDDVVERANATEMGLAGYVYSAGLTTCLTLAERLDVGIIGLNEALPSVVFAPMGGVKQSGLGREGSHAGIEEFTETTYASITL, from the coding sequence ATGGCCGTGAATCCAACCACTCTCATCAACGGAAACTGGCAGACTCGCGACGCCAGAAAAGAGATCTTCGATCCCTCCAACGGCGAGCTCGTGGGGAGCGTCGATTACCCGGAGCCTGACGCTGCCGTGGGCGACGCGATCGCCGCCGCCGACGCCGCCCATGCCGCCTTCCCCTCGTGGGCAGCGACACCCGCGCGCGCTCGAGGCGAGATTTTGCTGCGGGCCGCTGGACTCATCCGGGAACGAGCAGACGAACTGGCGTTGCTACTTGCCCGCGAGGCAGGAAAGCGTCTGCCCGAAGCAGCCGGCGAAATCGCTTTCTCGGCCGAATACTTCCAGTGGTTCGGCGAAGAAGCTCGACGACTGAGCGGTGAGTACCCCGCCCACGAGTTGTCCCACCGACGTCACCTTGTTCTTCGCCGACCGGTCGGTGTCGTCGCCTCCCTGTCGCCGTGGAACTTTCCGTGCTCGATCCAGGCACGAAAGCTCGCTCCGGCACTGGCCGCTGGCTGCACTGTGGTGGTGCGCGTCTCTGAGAAAGCTCCGCTGGCCGTGACCGAACTCATTCGTTGCATTACGGATGCCGGAGTGCCCGACGGCGTAGTCAACCTCGTTCACGGCCCTGCTCGTGTCACGACATCCGCCATCTTGGATCACCCGCACGTGCGCGCTGTCAGTTTCACGGGATCGACAGAAGTGGGGCGCAGTGTTATGGCGCAGGCGAGCCAGCGCATTGTTCGCCCACTGCTGGAGCTGGGCGGTGACGCAGCCTTCATCGTGATGGATGACGCCGACATCGACAAAGCTGTTTCTGGCGCCATGTTGGGGCGCTTTCGCAACACTGGCCAATCGTGTGTGGCCGCGAATCGGTTCTTCGTTCATTCCGCGGTCTACGAGGAATTCGTCGCGAAGTTTGTGGCTGCTGTTGATGCGCTCAGCGTCGGAGCAACGACCGGTGATGACGTCGCCGACCTCGGCCCTGTCATCGACAACGACCGCAAGGTTGCCGTTGAGAGTCTCATCGCTGACGCTGTGTCGCGTGGTGGCAAAGTCGTCACAGCGAGCCGAGATCTGCCCGAAGCAGGGTCGTGGGTTGCCCCTACGCTGCTCGTCGACGTGCCAGACGACGCTCTCATGGCGACGAGCGAAATCTTCGGCCCTGCGGCCGCGATCTTCCGTTTCGACTCGGTGGATGATGTCGTCGAACGCGCCAACGCCACCGAGATGGGCCTCGCTGGCTACGTCTACTCGGCGGGGCTCACGACCTGCTTGACGCTGGCAGAACGACTGGATGTCGGAATCATCGGCCTCAATGAAGCACTGCCCTCCGTGGTGTTCGCCCCTATGGGCGGCGTCAAGCAATCGGGCCTCGGTCGCGAGGGATCCCACGCAGGCATCGAAGAGTTCACCGAAACTACGTATGCGTCGATCACTCTGTAA
- a CDS encoding aldolase: MTSSTSPTDPTQPLRRESGAFAMLAVDQREALRLMFAGDVAANSDGSVPAEVLAAVPDSTLTDFKLKATKILSPYASAVLMDRQFVWDAAMEQGVVAAGCAPIIAADQFVPGNGEVVTAQIIDESVDFVAAKAQGAVAAKLLVIYREDESAQERVDMVVDFIGRCTAANLISIIEPVCKAPRHGGEWDWNAGVHAAAHELGSLGADLYKAEVPLKGLGTDAELLDECVRLGNAIASPWVVLSSGVAADDFPRAVEIACKGGASGFLAGRAVWRACVDAPDVVASLEADAVPRLQRLVEIVDRVVGNR; this comes from the coding sequence ATGACGAGCTCCACTTCACCGACCGACCCCACGCAACCGCTGCGACGCGAGTCAGGCGCCTTTGCGATGCTCGCCGTCGACCAACGCGAAGCTCTGCGCCTCATGTTTGCTGGTGACGTGGCCGCCAACTCCGACGGGTCAGTGCCCGCAGAGGTGCTCGCAGCCGTGCCCGACAGCACCCTCACCGACTTCAAGCTCAAAGCCACAAAGATTCTTAGCCCCTACGCATCCGCAGTATTGATGGATCGTCAGTTCGTGTGGGATGCCGCAATGGAGCAGGGCGTCGTCGCGGCTGGCTGCGCGCCCATCATCGCCGCCGACCAGTTCGTGCCCGGCAATGGTGAAGTCGTTACCGCTCAGATCATTGATGAGAGCGTCGACTTTGTCGCCGCGAAGGCTCAAGGCGCTGTCGCTGCCAAGTTGCTCGTGATCTATCGCGAAGATGAATCGGCGCAGGAGCGCGTCGACATGGTCGTCGACTTCATCGGCCGCTGCACAGCCGCGAACCTCATCAGCATCATCGAACCGGTCTGCAAGGCTCCTCGTCACGGAGGCGAATGGGATTGGAACGCCGGCGTGCACGCTGCCGCCCACGAACTGGGCAGCCTGGGAGCGGACCTCTATAAGGCCGAGGTTCCGTTGAAGGGCCTCGGGACCGATGCTGAACTGCTCGACGAGTGCGTCCGGCTCGGAAACGCAATCGCCTCCCCCTGGGTCGTACTCTCGAGCGGCGTTGCGGCAGATGACTTTCCGCGTGCAGTGGAGATTGCCTGTAAGGGCGGCGCATCAGGCTTCCTCGCCGGTCGTGCCGTGTGGCGCGCCTGCGTCGATGCTCCCGACGTCGTGGCTTCGCTCGAGGCCGACGCGGTGCCGCGACTGCAGCGGCTAGTCGAGATCGTGGACCGCGTCGTCGGAAACCGCTAA
- a CDS encoding carbohydrate kinase family protein: MPLPVLFVGAATYDAIAVVDRTPASDERVIASTIRYAGGGPAATAAVAAKRLGLDVELIAAIGPDQVGDYIRSGLEEEGISAELLQVETDRASQASVIICSDADATRSIATREVAPLHLSAENRERLLAAEWVHVDHLGWPAVAEALAHVPREQHPRISVDAGNPLVGAAARLCTVEDVDLYVPPLEKLIELYGNGSHEEILRGTPSLSVVATLGSEGCIGRDSADNFYSAPGFAVDDFGSTLGAGDVFHGALTAAITQGTPMADALIYANAVAALSCRGVDGRSAIPNHNETIAFLRKAQK; encoded by the coding sequence ATGCCCCTGCCCGTTCTTTTTGTAGGCGCTGCAACCTACGACGCGATCGCCGTTGTCGACCGCACGCCTGCCTCCGACGAGCGCGTCATCGCCAGCACCATCCGTTACGCCGGCGGGGGCCCCGCCGCTACCGCTGCCGTTGCCGCGAAGCGCCTCGGGCTCGACGTTGAGCTGATCGCCGCCATCGGTCCCGACCAAGTTGGCGACTACATCCGCTCGGGACTCGAAGAAGAAGGCATCTCCGCCGAACTCTTACAAGTAGAAACTGACCGCGCCTCTCAAGCGAGCGTCATCATCTGCAGCGATGCGGATGCGACCCGCAGCATTGCGACCCGCGAAGTCGCACCCCTGCATCTCAGCGCAGAAAACCGCGAGCGCCTCCTGGCCGCCGAGTGGGTCCACGTGGATCACCTCGGCTGGCCAGCCGTCGCTGAAGCTTTGGCGCACGTTCCCCGCGAGCAGCATCCGCGGATCAGCGTCGACGCGGGCAACCCGCTCGTGGGCGCTGCCGCACGCTTGTGCACAGTAGAAGATGTCGACCTCTATGTTCCACCGCTGGAGAAGCTCATCGAGCTTTATGGCAACGGCTCCCACGAGGAGATTCTGCGCGGCACTCCCAGCCTCAGCGTTGTCGCAACGCTCGGCTCAGAGGGCTGCATCGGGCGTGATTCTGCTGACAATTTCTACTCTGCTCCTGGCTTCGCGGTCGACGACTTCGGAAGCACCCTCGGTGCCGGCGACGTCTTCCACGGCGCCTTGACCGCGGCGATTACGCAAGGCACTCCCATGGCTGACGCTCTGATTTACGCGAATGCCGTCGCCGCGCTGTCCTGCCGTGGCGTCGACGGGCGCTCGGCCATCCCTAACCACAACGAAACCATCGCTTTCCTTCGAAAGGCACAGAAATGA